In the Leifsonia sp. 466MF genome, one interval contains:
- a CDS encoding SDR family oxidoreductase — translation MSLKNSHVVVIGGSSGIGLATARAALDAGGRVTIASSRISSVDAALAQLPTASGRAVNVLDPADLRAFFADTGEVDHLAYTAGEPLSLMPMDALDLDRARGFFEVRYFGALNAVGAAIGHLAPGASITLTSGSARTRPGGGWAVASSLCGAMTSLAGALAVELAPVRVNVVEPGIVRSPLWSGMSADDQQAMYDQQAAVLPVGRVGEVDDVARAFVYAMTQEFMTGTSIPVDGGALLV, via the coding sequence ATGTCTCTGAAGAACTCGCACGTCGTCGTCATCGGCGGAAGCTCCGGCATCGGCCTGGCGACGGCCCGCGCGGCGCTCGACGCCGGCGGACGGGTGACCATCGCATCCAGCCGCATATCGAGTGTGGATGCGGCGCTCGCCCAGCTGCCCACGGCATCCGGTCGAGCGGTGAACGTCCTCGACCCCGCCGACCTGAGGGCGTTCTTCGCCGATACCGGGGAGGTCGACCACCTGGCCTACACGGCCGGCGAGCCCTTGAGCCTGATGCCGATGGACGCACTGGATCTCGACCGGGCACGTGGCTTCTTCGAGGTGCGCTACTTCGGTGCGCTCAACGCGGTCGGCGCGGCGATCGGCCACCTGGCGCCCGGCGCATCCATCACCCTCACGTCCGGCTCCGCCCGCACGCGGCCCGGAGGAGGATGGGCGGTCGCGTCCAGCCTGTGCGGCGCGATGACGAGCCTGGCCGGCGCACTCGCGGTCGAGCTCGCGCCTGTGCGGGTGAACGTTGTCGAGCCGGGCATCGTGCGCAGCCCGCTGTGGTCCGGCATGAGTGCGGACGACCAGCAGGCGATGTACGACCAGCAGGCTGCCGTCCTGCCCGTCGGTCGCGTCGGCGAGGTCGACGACGTCGCCCGGGCGTTCGTCTACGCCATGACCCAGGAGTTCATGACGGGGACCTCCATCCCCGTCGACGGCGGCGCGCTGCTCGTCTAG
- a CDS encoding alpha/beta hydrolase, giving the protein MFDGLLALDVVDGPVPVVVFALAAALLVGLLLRRPSLRWLLRIALAAVVGILAAVATWLICIRWLNLFGESLGFGNYAWLAVAFVGVAIAVASIGRRPAWRTAVAIAAVPVFLLAAGVGINSNYGLNRTLGSVLAIAVQKPLKLAPPALASTGYDSSLWKHWTPPADMPAHGLIGTAKIPATASGFHARDAGLYLPPAARVAHPPALPLIVMMMGQPGNPDPEPIAEVLDQYAATHHGLAPVVVVADQLGSPYDDTLCLDTARFGKAETYVTTDVTAWAEGHLPVTRDHRFWTAAGYSNGGLCALSFAIDHPELYGGILDISGEEFPGAEHPDATLRDQFGGDTQAYEAAKPFVKLRQFRHPGMTAIFTACRDDPAYHHVALRAAAAARAAGIDSAFADLPTGGHGRGALMGGLTEGVRLLYPLLGLEKPPA; this is encoded by the coding sequence GTGTTCGACGGACTGCTGGCGCTGGACGTCGTCGATGGACCGGTGCCCGTGGTGGTGTTCGCGCTGGCGGCCGCGCTGCTGGTCGGGCTGCTGCTCCGCCGCCCGTCGCTGCGCTGGCTGCTGCGGATCGCGCTCGCGGCCGTCGTCGGGATCCTGGCCGCCGTCGCGACCTGGCTGATCTGCATCCGCTGGCTGAACCTGTTCGGCGAGTCGCTGGGCTTCGGCAATTACGCCTGGTTGGCGGTCGCCTTCGTCGGCGTGGCCATCGCCGTGGCCAGCATCGGGAGGCGTCCCGCCTGGCGCACGGCCGTCGCGATCGCCGCCGTCCCGGTGTTCCTCCTGGCGGCCGGCGTCGGCATCAACTCCAACTACGGGCTCAACCGCACCCTCGGCAGCGTTCTCGCCATCGCCGTCCAGAAGCCGCTGAAACTCGCCCCGCCCGCGCTCGCCTCCACGGGGTACGACTCGTCGCTCTGGAAGCACTGGACGCCGCCGGCGGACATGCCCGCGCACGGGCTGATCGGCACGGCGAAGATCCCGGCGACCGCGAGCGGATTCCACGCGCGGGATGCCGGCCTGTACCTGCCGCCGGCCGCGCGCGTCGCGCATCCACCCGCCCTTCCGCTGATCGTCATGATGATGGGCCAGCCCGGCAATCCGGACCCGGAACCCATCGCCGAGGTGCTGGACCAGTACGCCGCCACCCACCACGGCCTCGCGCCGGTCGTCGTCGTCGCCGACCAGCTGGGCAGCCCGTACGACGACACGCTGTGCCTCGACACCGCGCGGTTCGGGAAGGCCGAGACCTACGTGACGACGGATGTGACGGCGTGGGCCGAGGGCCACCTCCCGGTCACGCGCGACCACCGGTTCTGGACGGCGGCCGGGTACTCCAACGGCGGGCTGTGCGCGCTGTCGTTCGCGATCGACCATCCGGAGCTGTACGGCGGCATCCTCGATATCTCGGGGGAGGAGTTCCCCGGTGCCGAGCATCCCGACGCGACCCTCCGCGACCAGTTCGGCGGCGATACCCAGGCGTACGAGGCGGCGAAACCGTTCGTCAAGCTGCGGCAGTTCCGGCATCCGGGCATGACGGCGATCTTCACCGCCTGCCGCGACGACCCTGCGTACCACCACGTCGCGCTCCGGGCGGCTGCCGCAGCCCGAGCGGCCGGGATCGACTCCGCGTTCGCCGATCTGCCGACCGGCGGCCACGGACGGGGCGCGCTGATGGGCGGGCTGACCGAGGGCGTGCGGCTGCTGTATCCGCTGCTCGGTCTGGAGAAGCCGCCGGCCTGA
- a CDS encoding GAP family protein yields MLSVIGQLLPLAVAVALSSVPILAVLVLLLGAARPRVPTLFVVGYVAGLITITSLFAIFLHAIPANTSVGPEPFVGALEILVGVALLVYAVIELRRHPQAAERETLPRWMVALGRMRSLPALGLGFALNIRPKSILLAIAAGLVIGPAKLPVSEDVIVIAIYVLIGGSSVGGPALFALIRPDKARPALAATERWLLRNDTTVAIIVATVIGTVIIGNGLSRF; encoded by the coding sequence ATGCTGAGCGTCATCGGGCAGCTCCTGCCGCTGGCCGTCGCGGTCGCGCTCAGCTCCGTCCCGATCCTCGCGGTGCTCGTCCTCCTGCTCGGCGCCGCCCGGCCGCGCGTGCCGACCCTGTTCGTCGTCGGATACGTCGCGGGCCTCATCACGATCACGTCGCTCTTCGCGATCTTCCTGCACGCCATCCCGGCGAACACCTCGGTCGGGCCGGAGCCCTTCGTCGGCGCCCTGGAGATCCTCGTCGGCGTCGCCCTGCTCGTCTACGCGGTCATCGAGCTGCGACGGCACCCGCAGGCGGCGGAACGTGAGACGCTCCCCCGGTGGATGGTGGCCCTCGGCAGGATGCGCTCCCTCCCCGCCCTCGGGCTGGGATTCGCGCTGAACATCCGGCCGAAGTCCATCCTGCTCGCCATCGCCGCCGGTCTGGTGATCGGGCCGGCGAAGCTCCCGGTGTCCGAGGATGTCATCGTCATCGCGATCTACGTGCTCATCGGGGGCAGCTCGGTCGGCGGCCCGGCACTGTTCGCCCTGATCCGTCCCGACAAGGCGCGGCCGGCGCTCGCCGCGACCGAGCGCTGGCTCCTGCGCAACGACACGACGGTGGCGATCATCGTCGCGACCGTGATCGGGACGGTCATCATCGGCAACGGGCTCTCGCGCTTCTGA
- a CDS encoding alpha/beta hydrolase, with translation MSIRRSVTPPRRTSVHRLGALRLLAGAVVGALLLTGCVSAAKPKIVPPTTLSSHTDEQVAPELEPYYKQDVSWAPCLDPGMQCADLIAPVDWAKPGGERITLAIAKRPAESGKARGSMLINPGGPGGSGIEFLRGFQGSKGVMSDYDVVGFDPRGVGESTPIVCFTDDRDRDRMLSGTFRDPYGSAGWEKELDTRQKAWVDACVKNTGPLLAHIDTASVSRDLDMMRAVLGDDKLNYLGISFGTYIGSVYAALFPAKVGRMVLDGAVEPPYGSFESSVRQAAGFDRAFAAYLTKCLKSADCPVQGPLAKAKKQAHDLILTVDRTKLKASDGRLLDSSTVVDAIAYNLYAEFSWDTVTEVLRAVKKGDAGPVFEQADSSNERLPDGEYFGRLMDVLVAVGCAEPTRDDSPGFQEGIDRISKAAPVLGSIGVYDNFAASEKACAHWPYPKPTETLDFTALGAPPILVLGTTGDPATPYSQAVALSKLLSSGVLVTHKGEGHGAYGRGVGCIDGIVDDYFVRGKVPGSQPTC, from the coding sequence ATGAGCATCCGCAGGTCAGTGACTCCCCCGCGCCGAACATCCGTCCATCGCCTCGGCGCCCTCCGCCTCCTCGCCGGGGCCGTCGTCGGAGCGCTGCTGCTGACGGGGTGCGTGTCGGCGGCGAAGCCGAAGATCGTCCCCCCGACCACCCTCAGCTCGCACACGGACGAGCAGGTCGCCCCCGAACTCGAGCCGTACTACAAGCAGGATGTGTCGTGGGCCCCCTGCCTCGACCCGGGGATGCAGTGCGCCGACCTCATCGCGCCCGTCGACTGGGCGAAGCCGGGCGGAGAGCGCATCACACTGGCGATCGCGAAGCGGCCGGCGGAGAGCGGAAAGGCGCGCGGTTCGATGCTGATCAACCCGGGCGGTCCGGGCGGCTCCGGCATCGAGTTCCTGCGCGGTTTCCAGGGCTCGAAGGGCGTGATGTCCGACTACGACGTGGTCGGGTTCGACCCGCGAGGGGTCGGTGAGTCGACCCCGATCGTCTGCTTCACGGACGATCGAGACCGCGACCGGATGCTGTCCGGAACCTTCCGCGACCCGTACGGCTCGGCCGGCTGGGAGAAGGAGCTCGACACGCGCCAGAAGGCGTGGGTCGACGCGTGCGTGAAGAACACCGGCCCACTGCTGGCGCACATCGACACCGCCAGTGTGAGCCGTGACCTCGACATGATGCGAGCAGTGCTCGGCGACGACAAGCTGAACTATCTGGGGATCTCGTTCGGAACGTACATCGGCAGCGTCTATGCGGCGCTCTTCCCCGCCAAGGTCGGACGGATGGTGCTCGACGGCGCCGTGGAGCCGCCGTACGGCTCGTTCGAGAGCAGTGTCCGGCAGGCCGCCGGCTTCGACCGCGCGTTCGCCGCGTACCTCACGAAATGTCTGAAATCGGCCGACTGTCCCGTGCAAGGCCCTCTGGCGAAGGCCAAGAAGCAGGCGCACGACCTCATCCTGACCGTCGACCGCACGAAGCTGAAGGCGTCCGACGGTCGGCTCCTCGACTCGTCCACGGTCGTAGACGCGATCGCGTACAACCTCTACGCAGAGTTCTCCTGGGACACCGTCACCGAGGTGCTGCGCGCAGTGAAGAAGGGCGACGCGGGACCGGTCTTCGAGCAGGCCGACAGCTCCAACGAACGTCTGCCGGACGGCGAGTACTTCGGACGCCTGATGGATGTGCTCGTCGCCGTGGGGTGCGCGGAACCCACCCGTGACGACAGCCCGGGCTTCCAGGAGGGCATCGACCGGATCAGCAAGGCCGCGCCGGTGCTCGGCTCCATCGGCGTGTACGACAACTTCGCGGCGAGCGAGAAGGCGTGCGCGCACTGGCCCTACCCGAAGCCGACGGAGACCCTGGACTTCACGGCGCTGGGTGCCCCTCCCATCCTCGTCCTCGGCACCACCGGCGACCCGGCGACGCCGTACTCACAGGCCGTCGCGTTGTCGAAGCTGCTGTCGAGCGGGGTCCTGGTGACGCACAAGGGCGAGGGCCACGGCGCCTACGGACGCGGGGTCGGCTGCATCGACGGCATCGTCGACGACTACTTCGTCCGAGGGAAGGTGCCCGGGTCGCAGCCCACCTGCTGA
- a CDS encoding AraC family transcriptional regulator translates to MERLEELRALILRSAAGAVRRDVVDGVSIGVVEYGTRPRATMTHPSVTVLAGGRKRTSVGDVDFVYGPGQFLVASLDLPVTGHVAEASPDDPFVVFSMALRPAVIAGLLLDTVDVADPPRFTGMAVGEASDDLVDAVIRMMRLLDSPADAAALRGPTEREIVWRLLTGPQGGLVRQIGSADSGIAHISRATTWLRENLAEPVSVAALARLSGMSASTFHRHFRAATSLTPIQWQKALRLRRARILFAEGDTTVAEVASAVGYGSVSQFSREYRRTFGLSPGQDAARLRAGVSEADDIAGDVAAGEPAR, encoded by the coding sequence ATGGAACGACTGGAGGAGCTGCGCGCACTCATCCTGCGGAGCGCCGCCGGAGCGGTCCGCCGCGACGTGGTCGATGGCGTGAGCATCGGCGTCGTGGAGTACGGAACGCGCCCGCGGGCGACGATGACGCATCCCTCCGTGACCGTGCTCGCGGGCGGCCGGAAGCGCACGAGCGTCGGCGACGTCGACTTCGTCTACGGGCCCGGGCAGTTCCTTGTCGCATCCCTCGACCTCCCGGTCACGGGTCACGTCGCCGAGGCGAGCCCCGACGACCCGTTCGTGGTCTTCAGCATGGCGTTGCGTCCGGCGGTCATCGCCGGTCTGCTCCTCGACACGGTGGACGTGGCCGACCCTCCGCGCTTCACCGGGATGGCGGTCGGAGAGGCCTCGGACGACCTCGTCGACGCGGTGATCCGGATGATGCGGCTGCTCGACTCCCCGGCGGATGCCGCAGCGCTGCGCGGGCCGACCGAACGGGAGATCGTGTGGCGCCTCCTCACCGGGCCGCAGGGCGGTCTGGTGCGGCAGATCGGCTCGGCGGACAGCGGCATCGCCCACATCTCGCGCGCGACGACGTGGCTGCGTGAGAATCTCGCCGAGCCGGTGTCCGTCGCGGCGCTGGCGCGGCTCAGCGGCATGAGTGCGTCCACCTTCCATCGGCACTTCCGCGCGGCGACCTCGCTGACGCCGATCCAGTGGCAGAAGGCGTTGCGGTTGCGGCGGGCGCGCATCCTGTTCGCCGAGGGCGACACGACCGTCGCGGAGGTCGCCTCCGCGGTCGGCTACGGCAGCGTCTCGCAGTTCAGCCGCGAGTACCGCCGCACGTTCGGGCTGTCGCCGGGTCAGGATGCGGCACGGCTGCGTGCGGGCGTCTCGGAGGCCGACGACATCGCCGGTGACGTTGCGGCCGGTGAACCGGCCCGGTGA
- a CDS encoding ATPase, whose product MPTTTATKALLIGGRSGVGKSTVALAIHDILSAGDVAHAIIEGDNLDLAHPAPWGAYPEALLAERNLAAMWTNYRDLGYGRLVYTNTAAVVTIPQLRQALGEDAEIAAVLLQGSDEAVRGRLAQRERGASFDAHLARSAAAAVRLEAHAPESVMRIDTTGRTPEEVAVDILRTVSWLPHTLSGSPVEDGSA is encoded by the coding sequence GTGCCGACCACCACTGCGACGAAGGCGCTGCTGATCGGCGGCCGCTCGGGAGTCGGCAAGTCGACGGTCGCGCTGGCGATCCACGACATCCTCTCGGCCGGCGACGTCGCGCACGCCATCATCGAGGGCGACAACCTCGACCTGGCGCACCCAGCCCCGTGGGGCGCGTATCCGGAAGCGCTGCTCGCGGAGCGAAACCTCGCCGCGATGTGGACCAACTACCGCGACCTGGGATACGGCCGCCTCGTCTACACGAACACGGCGGCCGTGGTCACGATCCCGCAGCTGCGGCAGGCACTCGGCGAGGATGCGGAGATCGCGGCCGTCCTCCTGCAGGGCAGCGACGAAGCGGTCCGGGGACGGCTGGCCCAGCGCGAGCGCGGCGCATCCTTCGACGCCCACCTGGCGCGCAGTGCGGCAGCTGCGGTACGGCTGGAAGCCCACGCCCCCGAGTCCGTGATGCGCATCGACACGACGGGCAGGACGCCGGAGGAGGTCGCGGTCGACATCCTCCGTACGGTCAGCTGGCTTCCACACACCCTGTCCGGCTCGCCGGTCGAAGATGGTTCGGCATGA
- a CDS encoding alpha/beta hydrolase produces the protein MTTDVPFHPLPIDQADVHYVPGPDSAPQEGVPAGVTTRFELESSIRFPGTSRTVWVHVPPGVDAGSPARVMVFNDGWWYLDPDGDVRGGVVLDNLIHQGAIPPMIGVFVDPGVLADGQKNRNREYDAFDARYADFLVDDVLAAVGERHVLSQRAADRGICGGSSGGNAAFTAAWMRPDQFGRVIAFNASFAQMPGGNPYPALLGTEPTRATRILLHAAHRDLGWNQRTGNWFAENLRTAAALAEAGYDMRLVLGDGGHSANHGGVLLPDALRWLWRAVDRPAEATR, from the coding sequence ATGACCACGGACGTTCCCTTCCATCCTCTCCCGATCGACCAGGCCGACGTTCACTACGTGCCCGGGCCGGATTCGGCGCCACAGGAGGGCGTGCCTGCCGGCGTCACCACGCGGTTCGAGTTGGAGAGCTCAATCCGGTTCCCCGGTACGAGCCGCACCGTGTGGGTCCACGTGCCGCCCGGCGTGGATGCCGGTTCTCCCGCCCGCGTGATGGTGTTCAACGACGGCTGGTGGTACCTCGACCCCGACGGCGACGTGCGCGGCGGAGTCGTGCTGGACAACCTCATCCATCAGGGTGCGATCCCTCCGATGATCGGCGTCTTCGTCGACCCGGGCGTGCTGGCCGACGGCCAGAAGAACCGCAACCGGGAGTACGACGCCTTCGACGCCCGCTATGCCGACTTCCTCGTGGATGATGTGCTCGCCGCGGTGGGGGAGCGTCACGTCCTCTCTCAGAGGGCGGCCGACCGCGGCATCTGCGGCGGCAGCTCGGGTGGCAACGCTGCCTTCACGGCCGCGTGGATGCGACCGGATCAGTTCGGCCGCGTGATCGCGTTCAATGCCAGCTTCGCCCAGATGCCCGGCGGGAACCCATATCCCGCACTGCTCGGAACCGAGCCGACGCGGGCGACGCGCATCCTCCTGCATGCCGCCCACCGCGACCTCGGCTGGAATCAGCGGACCGGCAATTGGTTCGCGGAAAACCTCCGCACGGCGGCTGCGCTCGCGGAAGCCGGATACGACATGCGACTCGTTCTCGGCGACGGCGGCCACAGTGCGAATCACGGCGGCGTGCTGCTGCCCGATGCGCTCCGGTGGCTGTGGAGGGCGGTAGACCGGCCAGCCGAGGCGACTCGGTGA
- a CDS encoding SulP family inorganic anion transporter, protein MRAKKRRLRRRDIVKDAIAGIVLGIESVPDGLASGLLAGVNPLAGLYAYLYGMVGAAVLTSSTFMAVQATGAMALVIQDANLETRPDPDRALFTLALMTGLVMCIAGLLKGGRLIRFVPADVMTGFITAVGVNIILGQLSAFTGYSGEGSNRVTRSIDLLRHIPQWSIPTVIVGAVTILTIVVLQRTPVGGFGLVIAVVVGSLTAAALNLWVDARVPLLGDIVVVPAGLPLPTLPSIGDVPYLLIPAVSLALVGLIQGAGVSAGIPTATGRPANASRDFIGQGVGNIVSGLFRGMPVGGSMSGSSLLVTAGARSKLALFVAGVTMALVIVFASGIVALTAMPALAGLLMTIGYAAIKPSRVYSVVKSGILPTAVMTVTFVLTLVIPLQFAVLAGVGLGIILFVARQSNRLRVRQVHLDASGGMRESDPPATVGTREVIVLQPYGSLFFASAPSFERQLPSVDEETEGSVVIIRLRGTDELDLALIDSLRRYARSLAAASSRLKLVISEAAVRQQLAASGLLAELGEENVYQGTEWIGKAVQLAWADAQRSVARE, encoded by the coding sequence GTGCGCGCCAAGAAGCGACGGCTGCGTCGCCGTGACATCGTCAAGGACGCCATCGCCGGGATCGTCCTCGGCATCGAGAGCGTGCCGGACGGCCTGGCGTCCGGGCTGCTCGCCGGCGTCAACCCGCTCGCCGGGCTCTATGCGTACCTGTACGGGATGGTCGGCGCGGCCGTGCTCACGAGCAGCACGTTCATGGCGGTGCAGGCGACCGGGGCGATGGCCCTCGTCATCCAGGACGCGAACCTGGAGACGCGTCCCGACCCGGACCGTGCGCTCTTCACGCTCGCCCTCATGACCGGGCTGGTCATGTGCATCGCCGGGTTGCTGAAGGGCGGACGGCTGATCCGCTTCGTCCCCGCCGACGTCATGACCGGGTTCATCACCGCGGTGGGCGTCAACATCATCCTCGGCCAGCTATCGGCGTTCACCGGCTACTCGGGGGAAGGCAGCAACCGGGTGACGCGGTCGATCGACCTGCTCCGGCACATCCCGCAATGGAGCATCCCGACCGTGATCGTCGGTGCCGTCACGATCCTCACCATCGTCGTGCTCCAGCGCACACCTGTGGGCGGGTTCGGGCTCGTCATCGCGGTCGTCGTCGGGTCGCTGACCGCCGCCGCTCTGAATCTGTGGGTGGATGCGCGGGTGCCCCTGCTCGGCGACATCGTGGTGGTTCCGGCCGGACTGCCGCTGCCAACGCTGCCGTCGATCGGCGACGTCCCGTACCTGCTGATCCCCGCGGTGTCCCTGGCGCTCGTCGGACTGATCCAGGGCGCCGGGGTGTCCGCGGGCATCCCGACGGCGACTGGGCGGCCGGCGAACGCATCCCGCGACTTCATCGGGCAGGGGGTCGGCAACATCGTCTCGGGGCTGTTCCGCGGAATGCCCGTCGGCGGGTCGATGTCGGGGTCCTCCCTGCTGGTCACTGCGGGAGCGCGGTCGAAGCTGGCGCTGTTCGTCGCCGGCGTGACGATGGCGCTGGTCATCGTGTTCGCGTCGGGCATCGTGGCGCTCACGGCGATGCCGGCGCTCGCCGGGCTGCTCATGACGATCGGCTACGCAGCCATCAAGCCGAGCCGCGTGTACTCGGTCGTGAAGAGCGGGATCCTGCCCACAGCGGTCATGACGGTCACTTTCGTGCTCACCCTCGTCATCCCGTTGCAGTTCGCCGTGCTCGCCGGAGTCGGGCTCGGCATCATCCTCTTCGTCGCGCGGCAGTCGAACCGGCTGCGGGTGCGGCAGGTGCACCTCGACGCGAGCGGCGGGATGCGCGAATCGGACCCGCCGGCCACCGTCGGCACGCGCGAGGTGATCGTGCTGCAGCCGTACGGGAGCCTGTTCTTCGCGAGCGCGCCCTCGTTCGAGCGGCAGCTGCCGAGCGTCGACGAGGAGACGGAGGGCTCCGTGGTGATCATCCGGCTGCGCGGGACCGACGAACTGGATCTGGCGCTCATCGACTCCCTCCGCCGTTACGCCCGCAGTCTGGCCGCCGCCTCATCCCGGTTGAAGCTGGTCATCAGCGAGGCGGCGGTGCGCCAGCAGCTCGCCGCGAGCGGGCTCCTCGCGGAGCTCGGCGAGGAGAACGTGTACCAGGGCACCGAGTGGATCGGCAAAGCGGTGCAGCTCGCCTGGGCCGACGCCCAGCGCTCCGTCGCCCGCGAGTGA
- a CDS encoding LysR family transcriptional regulator, translated as MNTDLDLRRLRYFVAVADTLNFGRAAEALMIAQPVLSRQIRVLEAELGVQLFVRDTRGTELTEHGRMLRDEAETLLATAAAVRRRVAVAARGETVFTVGFMPGLTVTGAVRAFRETHLDVTVEVMRTTWEEQSRVLLDGRADVSYLREPFDAGGIASVRLFTEPRVAMLPSSHPLAASAEVRLADLSNEQLLQDPAAVPEWTATVGGSRRGRAPGRRPSRTVEEKLELVAMGAGIAVLPLSTATFYIRPDVRAVPVADLAETAVHLGWEASRRSTLVEDFVAVASTADVIRSEDARSHV; from the coding sequence ATGAACACTGACCTCGATCTGCGGCGACTGCGCTATTTCGTCGCGGTCGCCGACACGCTCAACTTCGGCCGTGCGGCGGAGGCGCTGATGATCGCGCAGCCGGTGCTCTCGCGGCAGATCCGAGTGCTCGAGGCGGAGCTGGGCGTTCAGCTGTTCGTGCGCGACACCCGGGGCACGGAGCTGACGGAGCACGGGCGGATGCTGCGCGACGAGGCCGAGACCCTGCTCGCCACTGCGGCCGCCGTCCGTCGCCGTGTCGCCGTCGCGGCTCGCGGCGAGACGGTGTTCACCGTCGGATTCATGCCGGGACTCACGGTCACCGGTGCCGTGCGCGCGTTCCGTGAGACACATCTTGACGTGACGGTGGAGGTCATGCGGACGACGTGGGAAGAGCAGTCGCGTGTCCTCCTGGACGGCCGCGCCGACGTCAGCTACCTGCGCGAACCCTTCGACGCCGGCGGCATCGCCTCGGTCCGTCTGTTCACCGAACCACGGGTCGCGATGCTCCCGTCGTCGCATCCGCTCGCAGCATCCGCCGAGGTGCGACTCGCCGACCTCAGCAACGAGCAGCTCCTGCAGGACCCCGCCGCGGTGCCCGAATGGACGGCGACCGTAGGGGGCTCGCGCCGCGGGCGGGCGCCGGGGCGCAGGCCCAGCCGGACGGTCGAGGAGAAGCTCGAGCTGGTCGCGATGGGAGCGGGAATCGCCGTCCTCCCCCTCTCGACCGCCACGTTCTACATCCGCCCGGACGTGCGCGCCGTACCGGTCGCCGACCTGGCGGAGACCGCGGTCCACCTGGGCTGGGAGGCCTCTCGGCGCTCGACGCTCGTGGAGGACTTCGTGGCGGTCGCGTCCACCGCCGACGTCATCCGATCGGAGGATGCGCGCTCGCACGTCTGA
- a CDS encoding MBL fold metallo-hydrolase, translated as MQLLTDGVYRLRKATGANAYLVDTGDSSVVIDTGTPGGASALIAELRDEHGLGPVTDIVLTHYDPDHAGSAAALQRETGARVWIGARDADILRSQTPPPTRFRRFLARVWRASEVPASLHELPDAGETEIVPGVRAIAAPGHTPGHVIVEYRGVVFAGDAVMVSKGRLRQMPAVLTSDKRQALETEHLIASLRPRLVCPGHGAPGRLTAP; from the coding sequence ATGCAGCTTCTCACCGACGGCGTGTACCGCCTGCGGAAGGCGACCGGCGCCAACGCGTATCTCGTCGACACGGGCGACTCCTCCGTCGTCATCGACACTGGGACGCCCGGCGGCGCATCCGCCCTGATCGCCGAGCTGCGGGACGAGCACGGTCTGGGCCCGGTGACCGACATCGTGCTCACCCACTACGACCCCGATCACGCGGGGTCGGCCGCGGCGCTGCAGCGGGAGACCGGAGCCCGGGTGTGGATCGGCGCTCGGGATGCCGACATCCTCCGCAGCCAGACGCCGCCGCCGACGCGGTTCCGCCGCTTCCTGGCGCGGGTCTGGCGTGCCAGCGAGGTTCCGGCGAGCCTGCACGAGCTGCCGGACGCGGGGGAGACGGAGATCGTTCCCGGCGTGCGTGCGATCGCCGCGCCGGGCCATACGCCGGGTCACGTCATCGTCGAGTACCGCGGCGTCGTCTTCGCGGGCGATGCGGTGATGGTCTCGAAGGGCCGCCTCCGCCAGATGCCCGCCGTCCTCACGAGCGACAAGCGCCAGGCGCTCGAAACCGAGCACCTCATCGCGTCCCTCCGCCCGCGCCTCGTGTGCCCCGGCCACGGGGCACCCGGCCGTCTCACCGCCCCCTGA
- a CDS encoding DUF7882 family protein has protein sequence MGTLFYGAARLAISFDDRVLAHLQIAISTKLRRHETFMLNWRDNESVGDGRSGVWIGPQTDLHFKYSGGRFPEINRDWVNALVVSASTPLGLQLLDEGSLEGPPSGTSLDR, from the coding sequence ATGGGAACCCTCTTCTACGGCGCCGCGCGCCTGGCCATCAGCTTCGACGACCGCGTTCTCGCCCACCTCCAGATCGCGATCTCCACGAAACTCCGGCGCCATGAGACCTTCATGCTGAATTGGCGCGACAACGAGTCGGTCGGCGACGGCCGGAGCGGCGTGTGGATCGGCCCGCAGACCGACCTGCACTTCAAGTACTCCGGCGGCCGCTTCCCCGAGATCAACCGCGACTGGGTGAACGCGCTGGTCGTGTCCGCGTCGACGCCGCTCGGCCTCCAGCTGCTCGACGAAGGCAGCCTCGAGGGGCCGCCGTCAGGTACCTCCCTGGATCGCTAG
- a CDS encoding ASCH domain-containing protein, which yields MMRTAERISRFRARAGQLPVVAFGRPGPEREDVTRHILDGARMATITPLADYLRDAEPPPVPGTRYQLVDSADEPVAIVELAAVTTCRVDDVDLAPARPAVAGGTDDAAARWQAAHRAAWPGIDGDTEIVVAEFEVVELPSRHRAGSPAATSPAMSSASETPARSRAAS from the coding sequence ATGATGCGGACGGCCGAGCGCATCTCGCGCTTCCGGGCTCGCGCGGGGCAGCTCCCGGTGGTCGCCTTCGGCCGGCCGGGGCCGGAGCGCGAGGACGTCACGCGTCACATCCTGGATGGAGCGCGGATGGCGACCATCACTCCCCTCGCCGACTACCTCCGCGACGCGGAGCCGCCTCCTGTGCCCGGCACCCGCTACCAACTGGTCGACTCGGCCGACGAGCCGGTCGCGATCGTCGAGCTGGCGGCCGTGACCACCTGCCGCGTCGACGACGTCGACCTGGCGCCCGCGCGCCCCGCCGTCGCGGGCGGGACCGACGATGCGGCCGCCCGGTGGCAGGCCGCCCACCGTGCGGCCTGGCCCGGCATCGACGGTGACACGGAGATCGTGGTGGCGGAGTTCGAGGTCGTCGAGCTGCCCAGCCGTCACCGGGCCGGTTCACCGGCCGCAACGTCACCGGCGATGTCGTCGGCCTCCGAGACGCCCGCACGCAGCCGTGCCGCATCCTGA